The proteins below are encoded in one region of Periplaneta americana isolate PAMFEO1 chromosome 11, P.americana_PAMFEO1_priV1, whole genome shotgun sequence:
- the LOC138709284 gene encoding uncharacterized protein isoform X2 gives MLPRGRKFGNDTLDVANKGCFDSFDTMACVRTSVLTTAAAITLVFVVLKIVKYHVYRHPQMHHYAIFYVSAIECLVCGASFMMGNRYPQLDFTACFLKLLQFTIICHLHWSLAARTLHREDIVQHLINPVLCLYILYCTTVALMGMVDVTGTWTECMRPYWFMLSLADFSIVQLFTIAAIYVTHRTEGISSLASFKSSQRRDLYCVIIVYEFSALLAVAFDAVARFVGTEKDGCSALFAHTQFFYSLIIAVFMIAKFLVPTWTILCVFQPVEGDTRNSEDGTSDSVSSSIRGYHQYRRMFIPSEQDLANANGIPRLPYVSEFTSLHTGFGDYPFPEVDPESPISNGPQKKVVINKSMGSVTATGLSTISEESGNISVVDSPLEGSLKSGYGGGDTPRLQCRNHNC, from the exons atgttgccaAGAGGACGTAAGTTTGGAAATGATACTCTCGACGTCGCAAATAAAGGATGTTTCGACTCCTTTGACACAATGGCATGTGTTAGAACGAGTGTGTTAACCACAGCTGCAGCCATCACATTGGTATTCGTTGTTTTGAAGATAGTTAAATATCATGTCTATAGACATCCACAAATGCATCATTATGCTATCTTCTATGTGTCAGCAATTGAATGTCTGGTATG TGGGGCCAGCTTCATGATGGGAAATCGCTACCCACAGCTGGACTTCACTGCATGCTTCCTGAAGCTCCTGCAATTCACAATCATCTGTCATCTGCACTGGTCGTTAGCAGCGCGAACTCTTCACAGAGAAGACATTGTGCAGCATTTGATAAACCCAGTGCTTTGTCTGTACATCTTATACTGCACTACAGTAGCACTTATGGGTATGGTCGACGTGACTGGAACCTGGACAGAATGTATGC GTCCATATTGGTTCATGCTGTCTTTAGCCGACTTTTCAATAGTTCAACTATTTACAATTGCTGCCATCTATGTGACACATAGGACAGAAGGAATCTCGTCTCTGGCCTCCTTCAAAAGTTCTCAGAGAAGAGACTTGTATTGTGTTATCATAGTGTACGAATTCTCAGCTCTTCTTGCAGTAGCATTTGATGCAGTAGCGAGATTCG TGGGAACAGAGAAGGACGGCTGTAGTGCTTTGTTTGCTCACACCCAGTTCTTCTACTCACTCATCATAGCTGTGTTCATGATTGCCAAGTTTCTAGTTCCCACATGGACGATACTGTGTGTTTTCCAGCCTGTGGAAGGAGACACACGGAATTCTGAG GATGGCACTTCAGATTCTGTGTCATCTTCAATCCGGGGATACCACCAGTACCGTCGCATGTTCATACCCTCTGAACAGGACCTAGCCAATGCAAATGGCATTCCACGTCTTCCCTATGTATCAGAGTTCACGTCCTTGCATACAGGGTTCGGAGACTACCCTTTCCCAGAGGTAGACCCTGAGTCTCCTATTTCAAACGGACCTCAGAAAAAAGTTGTCATAAACAAGTCGATGGGAAGTGTTACAGCTACAGGACTGTCAACGATCAGTGAAGAGTCAGGTAACATTTCTGTGGTGGATAGTCCGTTGGAAGGCTCTCTGAAGAGTGGTTATGGGGGTGGAGACACTCCAAGGCTGCAATGCCGTAACCACAATTGCTAA
- the LOC138709284 gene encoding uncharacterized protein isoform X1, translating into MLPRGRKFGNDTLDVANKGCFDSFDTMACVRTSVLTTAAAITLVFVVLKIVKYHVYRHPQMHHYAIFYVSAIECLVCGASFMMGNRYPQLDFTACFLKLLQFTIICHLHWSLAARTLHREDIVQHLINPVLCLYILYCTTVALMGMVDVTGTWTECMRPYWFMLSLADFSIVQLFTIAAIYVTHRTEGISSLASFKSSQRRDLYCVIIVYEFSALLAVAFDAVARFVGTEKDGCSALFAHTQFFYSLIIAVFMIAKFLVPTWTILCVFQPVEGDTRNSEVALASRYNLDGTSDSVSSSIRGYHQYRRMFIPSEQDLANANGIPRLPYVSEFTSLHTGFGDYPFPEVDPESPISNGPQKKVVINKSMGSVTATGLSTISEESGNISVVDSPLEGSLKSGYGGGDTPRLQCRNHNC; encoded by the exons atgttgccaAGAGGACGTAAGTTTGGAAATGATACTCTCGACGTCGCAAATAAAGGATGTTTCGACTCCTTTGACACAATGGCATGTGTTAGAACGAGTGTGTTAACCACAGCTGCAGCCATCACATTGGTATTCGTTGTTTTGAAGATAGTTAAATATCATGTCTATAGACATCCACAAATGCATCATTATGCTATCTTCTATGTGTCAGCAATTGAATGTCTGGTATG TGGGGCCAGCTTCATGATGGGAAATCGCTACCCACAGCTGGACTTCACTGCATGCTTCCTGAAGCTCCTGCAATTCACAATCATCTGTCATCTGCACTGGTCGTTAGCAGCGCGAACTCTTCACAGAGAAGACATTGTGCAGCATTTGATAAACCCAGTGCTTTGTCTGTACATCTTATACTGCACTACAGTAGCACTTATGGGTATGGTCGACGTGACTGGAACCTGGACAGAATGTATGC GTCCATATTGGTTCATGCTGTCTTTAGCCGACTTTTCAATAGTTCAACTATTTACAATTGCTGCCATCTATGTGACACATAGGACAGAAGGAATCTCGTCTCTGGCCTCCTTCAAAAGTTCTCAGAGAAGAGACTTGTATTGTGTTATCATAGTGTACGAATTCTCAGCTCTTCTTGCAGTAGCATTTGATGCAGTAGCGAGATTCG TGGGAACAGAGAAGGACGGCTGTAGTGCTTTGTTTGCTCACACCCAGTTCTTCTACTCACTCATCATAGCTGTGTTCATGATTGCCAAGTTTCTAGTTCCCACATGGACGATACTGTGTGTTTTCCAGCCTGTGGAAGGAGACACACGGAATTCTGAGGTAGCCCTAGCTAGCAGATACAACCTG GATGGCACTTCAGATTCTGTGTCATCTTCAATCCGGGGATACCACCAGTACCGTCGCATGTTCATACCCTCTGAACAGGACCTAGCCAATGCAAATGGCATTCCACGTCTTCCCTATGTATCAGAGTTCACGTCCTTGCATACAGGGTTCGGAGACTACCCTTTCCCAGAGGTAGACCCTGAGTCTCCTATTTCAAACGGACCTCAGAAAAAAGTTGTCATAAACAAGTCGATGGGAAGTGTTACAGCTACAGGACTGTCAACGATCAGTGAAGAGTCAGGTAACATTTCTGTGGTGGATAGTCCGTTGGAAGGCTCTCTGAAGAGTGGTTATGGGGGTGGAGACACTCCAAGGCTGCAATGCCGTAACCACAATTGCTAA